AAATCATAGCGCCCCCATCTCAACTGATAAGCATAAGGATTTGCGGTTTCCTTTTGGATATCCTTATATCTCATCAGCGCACCGTGGGTGTCAAAGTGGATGATGTGATAAAACCCCGCGCCTTTTTCTTCCAGATGTCTTGCTAGTGCTTCATAAGTACCTGGGCGCAGTAACTCCACATTCACCGCCAACTGGCTATTTTCAATTGCGTCAATCAGCGATCGCGAAATGGTACGATAACCAACATCTTGTTCTTCATTTGGTCGTGCTGTCACCACCAGCAAATTAATCACGGGTGACTGTGGAATGTTCGCTTGCCTTGCCCCACGTTTAACACTCTTACGCACCATCACACAGTCTACCGCCAACGGTCGCGGATAGCCAGGTTCCCACAAAGCTTCCCAGTGCAGTGCTTGAAAGTCCGGAGTTTTCCCGACAATTTCTATCTGTAGGGGATTTTGCCCTTTGCGTAGCCGCTGATATTGACTATAAGCATCTCTATCTCTAAAAACTTGGTTAAAGAAATTTTCCCCATACTTTTTAATACTGGCGGCTGCCCTCTCGGCTATGATCGTGTCGCTAAAGGGAAACTCCAACCACTCTTCAAAATACCACTCCAGTTCTTGTTCCTCTTTAGAAGTGAATGGGTTAGTGATTGTAAGTGAATATTCTTCACCTTCAAATCTCAGAGTTACCTCAAAGCCGGTGTCGGTTTTCTCTTCTTCCCGAATCGTGATGACTGGCATGGTGTGACACTTTTAACACAAAAAAGAATATTTAGTTATAGACTACACATTCGCTGTTTGCGTTTCCGTATAGCTGTATCATCTCCAGGGCAAGGCGGTTGGAAATTCTCTCTACTTAAGCTCACTCCTGGTTCGCACTATTTATTACACGTATAACGTAGATTTTTTGGTGTTTTTTGAGTATAATTTAATATAGATTAACTTTTTTATACTTTATTTGTTTGTGAAAACACTAGTAAATTTGTCTTTATTAACTTACAAGTTGTCAGCAAAGCTGGGTTCTCTACTATTAAACTTTGGAATCGATTTATGTCAGATCCCAACATTGGTCGTTTACTCGGCAAACGCTACGAACTCCAGGAGATAATTGGTACTGGAGCAATGGGTAGAGTCTATCGTGCTAAGGACATTTTGTTGGGTGGCGTACCTGTTGCTGTGAAGTTTCTAGCTCTATCGACCCAAAATCAAAATCTGCGAGTGCAAGAACGCTTTGAGCAAGAGGCAAAAACCTGTGCCATTCTTGGACAAAAAAGCATCCACATTGTCCGAGTCATGGACTATGGCGTAGACGAGAATAATACTCCGTTCTATGTTATGGAATACCTCCAAGGAAGCAGCCTGAGCAATATCATTCGCCACCAACCACCCTGTTTACCAAGATTTTTGAATTTGGTGCGTCAAATTTGCTTGGGATTACAGTGCGCTCATAATGGTATCTTTGTAGAAGGCAAAATATGTCCAATTATTCACCGCGATATTAAGCCCAGTAATATAGTGGTCATTCAAGACCATAGTTTCGGCGAATTAGTCAAAGTTCTAGATTTTGGTATTGCCAAGTTACTACATGCCGATAGCAGCTATACTGACTACTATTTAGGCACTCTTGCTTATTCTTCTCCCGAACAGATAGATGGTCAGGAATTAGATAACCGTGCTGACATTTATAGTTTGGGAGTGATGATGTTTGAGATGCTTACAGGCAAAATTCCCCTAGTCGCATCAACCAACTCTTTTGGAGCATGGTACAAAGTACACCACTATCAACAACCACGATCATTCTCTGAAGTTGCACCCAATCTGCAACTACCACAGAGTGTGAAAAATTTGGTTATGAGTTGTTTAGCCAAGACACCAAGCTCACGTCCCCAAAGTATAAACGAAATTCTTCAGGTTCTGCGATCTTTAGAACAGGGCGATGCTCCTCTCGCGCCGCCCCTTTCGGGCGATCGGGCAAGTGAAACTTTGCCAAATATAGATAAAGCTCCAACTGTCTGTGTCTTAATCAAAACAGATGTTGATACCAAGTTGCGTTCAGAAATAGCATTTAGAAATGGCGGAAGAACACAGACTCACAGACTCACAGAGTTAGGGAGTGTGGGAGTGTGGGAGTCTGAAAAAATATCCTTTCCTCGCTTTTTTGCTCCTTCCTCATCGTCATCCCACCTACTATCTTTGAATTCAACTCAGTATGACGACAACAGCCAAGCAGTGACGCTATCATCTGGATTGATACAGGAAATTGTACAGCAAGCTTGTTGGCCCTCGAATAAACCGATCGCCGATATCGTCTTTCCTAGTCCTCTGGGTTTGAATGGTAAGGAACTACCCGCCTTGTGGGTGATGCTACCGCATTTGGAAATTCAAAAGCGTTTGGTTTGTAAACGCTATAATCAATTTCTTTTTATAACTTCTCCTCACCCCATGCTGCTATGGATTACCCTGATCTACAACACTATGCATGGTGCAAAATGGCTAACATACTACCTTGATCTGAAGACAACTTTCGGGCAAAAAATCACTCGCCTACTCAGACAAACAGGTTACTACCCGATACTGTTCTTTACTCGCGAGACACCAAATCGTTGTGTTGATGTATTACTCTCAAGTATTGCTTCTACACAACGCCTGTGGTTACATCACTGGGTAACGATGAGCAACAAGCTGGTTTCTTCTGCCGAACCACAATTTAGTAAAACTTTACTTAAAACTGAGTACGAAAAGATCAAACCACATATTTTGGCAAAGATACAAGCAATGGATACAGATTCCTCGTTTGACCTTTTCGGCTGAAAGGAATATACTGCTCATCCATGTGATTTATACACCATCGTTCCATCCTTTTGTAAACTTTTTTTAAAAAAATATGTATACAATTATGAACAAAGTTATAAGAAATATAAATACAAAGAGGATGAATAATGCAATTTAGAGTAAACTAATGACTGGAGTTTACATGAGCTAGACGAGTTAAACGCTAGTTAATGGAAAACACGTGCAATGGCATTTATCCTCCAAACCTGCAATTTAGTAGCAGCGGAGTGTCGTAGATGCATAAAGCGAGTGTGACCCAATGTTAAGCCAAACGATATACGTCACAAAGTGAAACTCACTTGCAAAAGATGAATGATCGTTGGTAAAATCTCTAATCGTAGTTGATCCTCTTAGTTGACGCCCCGGCATCCCCAGCTCATTTCCTCCTTGGAACTTAGCTAGAGAAGGAGGTCGCCTACTACGGCGGCGCTACAACTCTATGCTGCCCAGGTCGATCCCTCGTCTATTCCCCATTGGTGCTTAAGAAGCTGTTTATAAGTCGCTTCCCGAAGTACCATCTGCTCATAGAGCTTAACTAAAAAGTCTTTAGCTTGGTCATGGCTCATATGCTGCACCTGAGTGGCGAATGAGCGAATGTTGAATTGCTGTTCGAGGCTCAATTCGATTGGTTGATTCATGATGAACTCCTAAAAAGAAAAAGTAAAGGTGATATAGCCGTCGGCTGAACTAATAGGGTATATAGCTAAATTTTTATTTGTCCAAAATATTTTTACCTCCGTATTACGAACGATAACAATAGTTTGACAAATTGCCCATACCCTAATGGGTATTTTTTCGGTTGTGACACCTTGTTGTTAAGCCAACTGATATAGATCCCAAGTCTGGTGAGGCAGATTCCGGGAAAATATGGGTTTTTGAACCCTTTTTTTTGGAGAAACTGCCTTAGTTTTCCCTAGTTTGAGATTCGGGTTGTTTCAAAATGTAGAAATTTTTACATAACTACACTGATATGGACATAAGCTATTGCGCTCAAGTCCTGTGAAACCCTGTTTTTTTAAGGCATTTCAGGTAGGTAAGAATGAATTATATTCGCTTTACCTCATTGAGTGCAAGATGTCAATTACACAAAATAAGATAATTAGCCTCCTGAGTTAGAAACTTAAGAGGCTATAAGTATATGTATCAAACTGTAAACAGGAAAAAAGCTCAGTATGAACAAATTTTTAATGGTATGGAGCAATACGGTTCACTGAGTCATGCTAAAGACAGATGCTTCAAGCTTCGGGTAAAGATTTTTTGGCTTCAGTTGCAACAGCTTCTACCTCATCATTCGCCAAAGTTTCCAATATGGATTTTGCATCTGTACCGCCTAAACGATTTAAGGCTTGTACCAGCCTATAACGCACTTGCCAATCTGGATCTGTTGCATAGGGAGCCAACAAGGGAATAGCCTGCAAGTCTCCCAATTCGCCAAAAGAACTAATGGCTGCAGTTTTGACTAAATCATTTTCTGAAGAAAGTGCCGTTTTTAGCAACTCAAAACTTCTTGGATCGTTCAACTCTCCGAGTGTAGCGATGATGCTAAATTGTACAATCCACTCGTTGCTGGTTTGGTAAAGTTGTTGTAAATCGTCAAAAGCCTCACGCAGCCCAAGAGCACCCAAACAATCTGCTGCGGCTGCTTGAACATCAGCTTCGGGATCATTGAGCAAGCGATCGCGCAATATGTTTAGAGATAAATCTAAATCTTGTTTACCCAGCGTATCCAACTGACTCACAGCTGAATACCGCACACGGGAGTTGCTATCATTTACAGCATTTTGAACCAACTCAAAACCTAGCTTTGGCTCTAATTGACGAATTTGGTTGACTGCTCGCAAGCGATCGCCTAAATCTTGAGATTCCAGCAGTTGCTTGACAGATTCAGGAGTAATACTCATTTAATTATCCTAATTTTCAAAAATGTTTTCAAAAAATAGTTATCAGTTATCACTCATCAGCTCATTTTGGCTTGATAACTGTTTAGTGTTCACTGTTTAGTGTTCACTGATCTTGACTCGCTGCCATTGCTCGAATGATGTCACCACGAGTGAGGATACCAATAACTTGGCTCTCGCTGTCAAGTACTGGTAGGCGGTGGACGTTGCGATCGTGCATGAGTTTAGCAGCTTCTGTGACTGTTTTGTCAGGATCAATAGTGATCGGGTTTTTGCTCATGACTTCGCCAACAGTTTGCCCAAGTGCTTTGTGCAAGTCACGTTCGTAATCTCCAGGATTTTCCAAATAAATGACGCTATCAAGAAACATAATGTAAGCCGGAGGGGTTACACCAGTTTGTTGCCACATTAAGTCCGTTTCTGAGATAATACCGACTAACTTCCCAGCGTCGTTCACAACTGGTAGTCCACTAATGCGTCGTTCTGCCAGGATTTTTATCGCTTCCTGTAGAGGAGTTTCTAGTTGGACGACGATTGGATCACGGCTCATGATGTCGGCAACTGTTTTAGGCATTGGCTTGCTGTCACTTTGTTATTAATCTACCTGGTTTATTGTAAAGAATTGTGGGTGTTAAGCTTATCACGTTAATACATTGTTACTTATCGGGAAGTAGGGGAAGAAGAATAATTACTCAAATTCCGTCTCACAAAAGACTTGTAACAACTCAACACAGTTAGCAATTGCTCCTAAATGCGCAATTTCGTATCCGTGGGTGTTCTGTGTCGGAAATGCCAAACACGCAGCGCGAGCAACATGACCAAATTTCATCGCAATAGAAGCATCACTACCAAAACCACTGATTGTTGCTAGCTGTACTGACATATCTAGTTGCTTGGCGCAGTGACGCAGTTGTCCATTTAACGTTTCATCGTAAATTCCATATCCATCTTGAGAAAGTATCACAGGGCTTTCCCCGTCTTCAATGGGATATTCTGATGAGAGAGGACAAATTTCCAAAGCAATCAAAGCATCTAAGCGCTGGTTTTGAGTAAAGAAAAGTGCTCCAATTGCTCCCACTTCTTCTTTTGCTGATGCGACTAGATACACATCGACTGGTGGCTGTTTTACCTTTTCGGCAAGTGCTAATAAAATAGCAACTGAAGCTTTGTTATCCAAGGTGTAACTGGCTATGTAGTCGTTTAACCGTGTTGGACGTTTTCGATGCTTGCCGACAACCATTCTGGTACCTGGTCGAATACCAGCTGCTTCCAATTCGGTTGTGGTACATTTTGTCTCTATCCAGGCATTTTCCCATTTGACAGGAGTGTCTTCCTGCTGAACTTTTTGGGGTGATTCGTGGGAAACGTGACGGGAACCAAAACTGAGAATACCGCTGAGTGTTGCGTTATCTCCCAGTAAATCTACCACTCCTTCGCCATAAACCCACGGAAATGAGCCGCCTAGCCTGCGAACTTCGACTCGACCTTTTTCGCCAACTGTTTTCACAATTGCGCCTATTTCATCTTTGTGAGCAGTAATGGCAATCTGTCTAGTGGAATCTAGCCCTTGAATTTTAGCAATGATATTGTCAGCGCGATCGCACCATACTTCCACTCCTAGTGCCGCAAATTGCTGTATCAAGAATTGGTTAATTTCTGTTTCTGCACCACTGGGAGAATGATGCATGACTAATTCCTCAATTGTGTGAAATAAGCGATCGTAGTTGCACATCGTTATTTTAAATAGGTACTTTACTCAATTAAGAACTGCTATAAATAGTAGGCAAAAGCCCAAATTTATACAATTCAACCAGCACAAATGTATCACCAACAACGCCAAAGTTTGCTTTTCACTCTTTCGGCTATACTGACTGGAGCAACTCTTTTAGCTGGAGTTGGAATCTATGTAGTGCTCAAAGGCGTGGAAAGACCAATAGCAGTACCTAACCAAACAGAAAGCACAGAAGAAGACATTACACAAGCACCTGTCGATACATTAACTCCGCCTCCAGAAGACACATTGGTTTCATCACCACAAGACACACCAGTCGTAGCAATTCAAGAACAGCCAAACGAACTAGGAAAAAACCTTGGTGGTGTTGATTGGCAAGGAAAGGACTTACGCACGATGAAGCTGCGTAATGCTAACTTAGGTGGTGCGAATCTTGCAAACACTACCTTGAGTGGTGTTGACTTGAGTGGAGCTACCTTGAGTGGTGCAAATCTTGCAAATGCTAATTTGAGTGGTGTGAATTTGAGCAGTGCTAATCTCAGTGGTGCAATTCTTGAAAATGCGAATCTGAGCAGTGCTAATCTCAGTCGCGCCGACTTGAGGGGTGCCAATCTTGATCATACTAACCTAGAGGGAGCTCTTTTGAGAGGAACTCTTCTAGAAGGTGTAAACCTGAGCAACACAATTATGCCTTAGGGAGTTGGCTCTAGGTAAGCGACTCACGTACATGATACTATGTAAGTGACGAGCATCACTTAAATAATTGATACTTATCACTTTCCCCAAATTTGTTTATCTCTTAGTTTGGGAGGGAAGACAAATCATTCTTGTATTTAGACTACAAGTACTGATTTCTTACTTGGCAGTTGTGAGGAATAACTTATGCGAGAAAAACTTTTACTAGCTGTTACTCTGACATTTGCCTTAAGTTTGTTTACAGAACTGAACTGGTTTTCTTCAGCCCGTACAGCCACAAACAGGACAAATTCTGATTTCTCAGCTTTCACTGTTACTTTACGTCGATAACAAGAATTATACGCCATAGCAACAGTGATATGACTAGGAAAATAAAAAAAATATAAAAAGATATGTCTATGGAAACACTGAGCCTTCAGGCAAAGACATTGTGACGCCAATAATGAAAAGCCGAATTTTAGCCACCAGCGTATTTTTAACGCTTATCGGCTTAAATCAGGCAGTTCTAGCAGCAAATCTGGAACATGTCAGACAGTTACTAGCAAGCAAACAGTGTCAAAACTGTGATTTAGCCGGGGCTGGTTTGGTGATGGCTGATTTATCAGGAGCGGATTTAACTAAAGCCAATCTTGCAGGTGCGAATCTCAGCCGCGTTAACTTGAGTGGTGCTAACTTGAGGGGTGCAAACTTGAGTGGTGTTGGTTTATTTGGTGCTAACCTCACGGGAGCCAATCTTAGTGGGGCAAATTTGCAGAATGCTGATTTGCGACATGCCTATTTAGTTAACGCTCAATTAGATGGTGTGAATCTTAATGGGATTAATTTCCAAGGAGCAATCGGCATACCATCGCAAATTGCTACACATGAGAAATTTTATGCTTGGGGTGTTACCGAAGCACAAAAAGGCAATCAACAGCAAGCAATTGATTATTTCAATCAGGCTATTGTCATGAACCCTGATT
This portion of the Brasilonema sennae CENA114 genome encodes:
- a CDS encoding serine/threonine-protein kinase, with translation MSDPNIGRLLGKRYELQEIIGTGAMGRVYRAKDILLGGVPVAVKFLALSTQNQNLRVQERFEQEAKTCAILGQKSIHIVRVMDYGVDENNTPFYVMEYLQGSSLSNIIRHQPPCLPRFLNLVRQICLGLQCAHNGIFVEGKICPIIHRDIKPSNIVVIQDHSFGELVKVLDFGIAKLLHADSSYTDYYLGTLAYSSPEQIDGQELDNRADIYSLGVMMFEMLTGKIPLVASTNSFGAWYKVHHYQQPRSFSEVAPNLQLPQSVKNLVMSCLAKTPSSRPQSINEILQVLRSLEQGDAPLAPPLSGDRASETLPNIDKAPTVCVLIKTDVDTKLRSEIAFRNGGRTQTHRLTELGSVGVWESEKISFPRFFAPSSSSSHLLSLNSTQYDDNSQAVTLSSGLIQEIVQQACWPSNKPIADIVFPSPLGLNGKELPALWVMLPHLEIQKRLVCKRYNQFLFITSPHPMLLWITLIYNTMHGAKWLTYYLDLKTTFGQKITRLLRQTGYYPILFFTRETPNRCVDVLLSSIASTQRLWLHHWVTMSNKLVSSAEPQFSKTLLKTEYEKIKPHILAKIQAMDTDSSFDLFG
- a CDS encoding NblA/ycf18 family protein, whose protein sequence is MNQPIELSLEQQFNIRSFATQVQHMSHDQAKDFLVKLYEQMVLREATYKQLLKHQWGIDEGSTWAA
- the nblB gene encoding phycobilisome degradation protein NblB, with the translated sequence MSITPESVKQLLESQDLGDRLRAVNQIRQLEPKLGFELVQNAVNDSNSRVRYSAVSQLDTLGKQDLDLSLNILRDRLLNDPEADVQAAAADCLGALGLREAFDDLQQLYQTSNEWIVQFSIIATLGELNDPRSFELLKTALSSENDLVKTAAISSFGELGDLQAIPLLAPYATDPDWQVRYRLVQALNRLGGTDAKSILETLANDEVEAVATEAKKSLPEA
- a CDS encoding CBS domain-containing protein, translating into MPKTVADIMSRDPIVVQLETPLQEAIKILAERRISGLPVVNDAGKLVGIISETDLMWQQTGVTPPAYIMFLDSVIYLENPGDYERDLHKALGQTVGEVMSKNPITIDPDKTVTEAAKLMHDRNVHRLPVLDSESQVIGILTRGDIIRAMAASQDQ
- a CDS encoding M42 family metallopeptidase, which gives rise to MCNYDRLFHTIEELVMHHSPSGAETEINQFLIQQFAALGVEVWCDRADNIIAKIQGLDSTRQIAITAHKDEIGAIVKTVGEKGRVEVRRLGGSFPWVYGEGVVDLLGDNATLSGILSFGSRHVSHESPQKVQQEDTPVKWENAWIETKCTTTELEAAGIRPGTRMVVGKHRKRPTRLNDYIASYTLDNKASVAILLALAEKVKQPPVDVYLVASAKEEVGAIGALFFTQNQRLDALIALEICPLSSEYPIEDGESPVILSQDGYGIYDETLNGQLRHCAKQLDMSVQLATISGFGSDASIAMKFGHVARAACLAFPTQNTHGYEIAHLGAIANCVELLQVFCETEFE
- a CDS encoding pentapeptide repeat-containing protein: MYHQQRQSLLFTLSAILTGATLLAGVGIYVVLKGVERPIAVPNQTESTEEDITQAPVDTLTPPPEDTLVSSPQDTPVVAIQEQPNELGKNLGGVDWQGKDLRTMKLRNANLGGANLANTTLSGVDLSGATLSGANLANANLSGVNLSSANLSGAILENANLSSANLSRADLRGANLDHTNLEGALLRGTLLEGVNLSNTIMP
- a CDS encoding pentapeptide repeat-containing protein, giving the protein MKSRILATSVFLTLIGLNQAVLAANLEHVRQLLASKQCQNCDLAGAGLVMADLSGADLTKANLAGANLSRVNLSGANLRGANLSGVGLFGANLTGANLSGANLQNADLRHAYLVNAQLDGVNLNGINFQGAIGIPSQIATHEKFYAWGVTEAQKGNQQQAIDYFNQAIVMNPDYAGAYLARGVARYQILDRQGAFQDAQVAEKLFRSQNNSSGIQTAQAFIKELQTPYETKVKPAKPDFIDFVGSVGSLLLQFLPF